The Pirellulales bacterium sequence TCGCTGGCGTCGGGCTCGGCAATGAGGTTCGTGAAACGCGAGCGCGTTTTCCCCGGCGCGTCGCGCGTGGCGCGGCCGATGATCTGCACGATCTCGGTGAGGCTCGAACGATAGCCGACGGTCAGCGCGTGCTCGCACCAGATCCAATCGAACCCCTCCTTGGCCATGCCGAGCGCGATGATGATGTCGACATGCTCGCGATTGTGCTTGTGCAGCGGGTCCTTGAGGGCCGCCGATACCTTGTCGCGCTTGGTTGGTTCGTCGTCGACGAGGTCCGCAATTTTCAGCACCTGGCCCGCGGCCGTTTTCACGAGCTGAAAACCGGTGTGTGGATCGGTGCCCACCCAGTCGCCCAATTGCTCGAGGATATGCTCCACCTCGCGGATCTTGTCCTTGGTGCTTTCGCGCGCGTTCACGTTGGGGATGTGGACAATCGTTTTCTGGCTCGGGTCGAGGACTTGCAGGATCTCGTCGGTGTAGCTGCCACTGTAGAAATAGTAGCCGATGTCGAGCTGCTTGAGATAGTCGTAGCCGTTGAGCTGCTCGTAGTAGGTGTAGGTGACGGTCTCGAAGCGCGATTCATCTTCGGGGTGGAGCACCGCCTCGGCATCGCCGCGGAAGTAGGAGCCGGTCATTGCCACCAGGTTGACCTTGTCGCGCGCCATGAACTGGCGCACATGGTCTCCGAGACGACTGTCGGGGTTGGCCGAAACGTGGTGAAACTCGTCGATCGCGATGAGGCGGTCATCGAAGGCCTCGACGCCGAATTGCTCGACCGCAAAGCGGAACGTGGCGTGCGTGCAGACGAGCACCTTGTCGCCGCTCTCCAAAAACCGCTTGACCGACTCGACCTTGCCACCGTTGTCGGTGCCCGGCGCGTCGCACAGGTTCCACTGCGGCTCGACGCGCCAATCGGCCCAGAAGCCGAACTGGCTGAGGGGCTCGTCGTGGAAGCTGGCGCCGATCGCTTTCTCCGGCACGACGATGATCGCCTGCTTGAGCTTCTGGTTTTGCAGCTTGTCGAGCGCGACGAACATCAGCGCGCGGCTCTTCCCCGAGGCGGGAGGGGACTTGATGAGCAAATACTGCTCGCCGCGCTTCTGCCAGACGCGTTCCTGCATGGGGCGCATGCCCATGGCGTTCGACCTGGTCGACGTGCCATCCTGGGCGTACTTGACGGAGATGGAAGGGATCGAGATCGGATCGCTCATGCGTCTTTTGTAAGATGGTTTAAGGTTTCTGCTTCTTGAGTTTCTTTTCCAGTTCCTCGAGCTGTTTGAGATCATCCAAATCCGCGGTGAGTGCCTCGGATGCGCGGCGATTTTCATCGAAGACATCATAGCGCTCATGAGCGATGCGCTTCATGTCGTCGTGGCTGACGGACCCTGGGCCATCCAGAACGGGTTGATCGTTGAAGGCGAGCATTCCGTCCACGTTGCTCCGCCAAAAGTCGAGCGTGAGATCTTTCTGCTGCTTCACCCGCAGCTCCGCTTGCTCGAGGAAAATAACAACCAGGCGATTGAGAGTATCGATTTCATCCTGGGTAAGGTAGTTCTTGGCGACGATGACGTCCTGCTTGCGCACCCGCGAACCGCTCCAGGTGGTGAGGGCCATGTTCGGCCTGGCGGCGTCGGCGCGTTTCACGATTAACTCGGCTGCCGTGTGGCGGGTGGCGGCATAGAGCAGCTTGTTTTGCACCTCAGCAAAGAAGATGTGCGTATCGTGCTCCCGGACTTTGTAATCCGAGCTCAGCGCGAAAAGGTCGCGAACCTTTTGATAGAATCGTTTCTCCGACGCGCGAATGTCGCGAATTCGCGCCAGCAGCTCGTCGAAGTAATCCCAGCCGCCGGGGTTCTTGAGCCGCTCGTCGTCGATGACGAACCCTTTGACGATGAAGTCCCG is a genomic window containing:
- a CDS encoding virulence RhuM family protein → MSDLILFTSDDGQTHLQLRIEGATVWLTQLEIAELFQTSKQNVSLHARNILAEGELRPAAVVKESLTTAADGKKYRTRLYNLDLILAIGYRVRSARGTQFRQWATTHLRDFIVKGFVIDDERLKNPGGWDYFDELLARIRDIRASEKRFYQKVRDLFALSSDYKVREHDTHIFFAEVQNKLLYAATRHTAAELIVKRADAARPNMALTTWSGSRVRKQDVIVAKNYLTQDEIDTLNRLVVIFLEQAELRVKQQKDLTLDFWRSNVDGMLAFNDQPVLDGPGSVSHDDMKRIAHERYDVFDENRRASEALTADLDDLKQLEELEKKLKKQKP